The following coding sequences are from one Methanohalophilus halophilus window:
- the sppA gene encoding signal peptide peptidase SppA, with product MNENDPTNNDEGENLSGREQFLAGSDKSLYTELEDEPYEEPLQEQPVSGSPPLSPPDEPGKGRMDVSPTPPEKKSNFGKYAALIVVLLFIIGSSFAIIYYSAGGDFYSSNDRVAVIYIQGTMLTGSVPSGFGYATSEDISASIRKAVDDNSVKAIVLRVNSGGGSGSASEEINTEIRKAQQAGVPVVTSMGDVAASAAYHVSSSTDLIVANRNTMTGSIGVIWTFRNMSAYYEEEGIDFHVAKSGEFKDMGGTWRGLTDEEKEYADRVIMENYNLFVQDVAQGRNMTVSEVKDIADGRIYTGVSAKHIGLIDEYGNLYDAIDRAAVMGGIEGEPSIYYVNKPSITNLLFGSEVQNDNMVENFVSYYEKSPFGKLAY from the coding sequence ATGAACGAAAACGATCCCACCAATAATGATGAGGGTGAAAATTTATCGGGCAGAGAGCAGTTTCTTGCAGGTAGTGATAAATCACTTTATACGGAATTAGAAGACGAGCCGTATGAAGAGCCTTTGCAGGAACAGCCCGTATCCGGATCACCCCCTTTGTCTCCTCCCGATGAACCCGGCAAAGGCCGGATGGATGTTTCCCCTACACCGCCTGAAAAAAAAAGTAATTTTGGCAAATATGCCGCCTTAATTGTGGTCCTGCTTTTTATAATCGGTTCGAGTTTTGCAATAATCTATTATTCAGCCGGAGGAGATTTTTATTCCAGCAATGACAGGGTGGCTGTAATCTATATCCAGGGTACAATGTTAACTGGCAGTGTCCCTTCAGGATTCGGATATGCCACTTCCGAGGATATTTCTGCAAGTATCCGGAAGGCGGTTGATGATAATAGTGTAAAAGCCATTGTGTTGAGGGTCAACAGTGGTGGTGGTTCGGGTTCTGCATCCGAAGAGATCAATACTGAAATAAGAAAAGCCCAACAGGCAGGTGTGCCGGTTGTGACTTCCATGGGAGATGTGGCTGCCAGTGCTGCCTATCACGTGTCTTCCAGTACTGATCTGATAGTTGCAAATCGAAATACAATGACAGGCAGTATAGGTGTAATCTGGACCTTCCGTAACATGTCTGCTTATTACGAGGAAGAAGGCATCGATTTCCATGTTGCTAAATCAGGTGAGTTCAAGGATATGGGCGGAACATGGCGCGGGCTTACCGATGAAGAAAAAGAATATGCTGATCGTGTTATCATGGAAAATTACAATCTTTTCGTACAGGATGTGGCCCAGGGGCGCAATATGACGGTCAGTGAAGTGAAGGATATAGCAGATGGACGTATCTACACGGGTGTCTCTGCCAAACATATCGGGCTTATCGATGAGTACGGCAATTTGTATGATGCTATCGATAGGGCTGCTGTTATGGGTGGAATTGAAGGAGAACCCTCTATCTACTATGTGAATAAACCCTCAATTACAAACCTGTTATTTGGCTCGGAAGTACAGAATGATAACATGGTTGAGAATTTTGTGAGTTACTATGAGAAATCTCCCTTTGGCAAACTTGCATATTGA
- the metG gene encoding methionine--tRNA ligase, protein MSRFSPDKPILVTCGLPYANGMAHIGHLRTYIPADIFVRSLKKMGHEVTFVCGSDTHGTPIVFNAEEQNTTPQALIKKYHTHFDETFKSMGIEFDAFGTTDDPTNHNRTHDIVNRLIENDYVYPKTIEIAYCAGCNRFLPDRYVEGECPHCAESARGDECDQGCGKHLEPGELKNPVCTICGGVAEYKEQEHFFFKLSQFNDYLLEYLDKLDGTSNARNYALGWVKQGLDDWCITRNLEWGVKFPGRDDLVVYVWVDAPIGYIAFTEEWANATGDSWEKYWKDDGEIVHFIGGDIIYHHCIFLPAMLKGADYSPASSVVASGMVKIENKTFSKSRGYVVWVGDDYMEQGFHQDLLRYYLASYTSHTKELNFSWKVFQEKTNTELVGVFGNFLYRTLLFAYKNFKAIPEGKLDDEVMETIQNTIDEASEAMEKYEFKKYADSVMTLASYGNIYFQSREPWNLIKEDKEECGRVLKNCMQIGKALTLLYEPLIPERAENAWKQLGMESDVHTALYSQGTVPVESGTPLNKPSILFKKIEDETIEKMEAIASQRVKEANEKQNRKKGEQVMTDSEEITFEDFGKLDMRVGTVVEAEKVEKADKLLRLEVDIGEETPRQIVAGIALTHSPEEVKGRQVIVLANLKPAKLCGVKSFGMVLAGVDEDGGAILLAPEKEAKNGTQIG, encoded by the coding sequence ATGTCACGCTTTTCACCCGATAAACCCATACTTGTGACCTGTGGATTACCCTATGCCAACGGAATGGCCCACATCGGTCACTTAAGGACCTATATCCCTGCAGATATATTCGTACGCTCATTAAAAAAAATGGGGCATGAAGTTACTTTTGTTTGTGGTTCGGATACCCACGGCACCCCCATAGTATTCAATGCAGAGGAGCAGAATACTACCCCCCAGGCCCTGATTAAGAAATACCATACCCATTTTGATGAGACATTCAAGTCCATGGGAATCGAATTCGATGCCTTCGGTACAACCGATGACCCAACAAACCATAATCGTACTCATGATATAGTAAATCGTTTGATCGAAAACGATTATGTGTACCCCAAAACTATAGAGATTGCATATTGTGCCGGATGTAATCGATTCCTGCCCGACAGGTATGTGGAAGGAGAATGTCCACACTGCGCAGAAAGTGCCCGGGGTGATGAATGTGACCAGGGATGTGGAAAACACCTGGAACCCGGAGAACTCAAAAATCCCGTCTGTACCATCTGTGGCGGGGTTGCAGAGTACAAGGAACAGGAGCACTTCTTCTTCAAATTATCCCAGTTCAATGACTATTTGCTTGAATACCTTGACAAACTTGACGGTACATCCAATGCCCGCAACTATGCCCTGGGATGGGTAAAACAGGGACTTGATGACTGGTGTATTACCCGCAATCTCGAATGGGGAGTTAAATTCCCCGGTCGTGATGACTTGGTCGTCTATGTGTGGGTGGATGCACCCATAGGTTATATCGCCTTCACGGAGGAATGGGCAAATGCAACCGGTGACAGCTGGGAAAAATACTGGAAGGATGATGGTGAAATCGTACATTTCATCGGTGGAGACATAATCTACCATCACTGTATATTCCTGCCTGCTATGCTCAAAGGTGCTGACTATTCACCAGCCTCATCTGTGGTAGCATCAGGTATGGTGAAGATAGAGAACAAAACCTTCTCAAAAAGCCGTGGTTATGTTGTATGGGTCGGTGATGACTACATGGAACAGGGTTTCCACCAGGACCTGTTGCGTTATTACCTGGCAAGTTACACATCCCATACCAAAGAACTCAATTTCTCCTGGAAAGTATTCCAGGAAAAGACCAATACCGAACTTGTAGGAGTCTTCGGCAATTTCCTCTACCGCACATTACTCTTTGCCTACAAGAACTTCAAGGCCATTCCTGAAGGAAAACTGGATGATGAAGTCATGGAAACCATCCAGAATACCATTGATGAAGCAAGTGAGGCAATGGAAAAATACGAGTTCAAGAAATATGCAGACAGCGTGATGACCCTTGCGTCCTATGGAAATATCTATTTCCAGTCCAGGGAACCCTGGAACCTGATAAAGGAAGACAAAGAAGAGTGTGGCCGCGTACTCAAGAACTGCATGCAAATCGGCAAAGCCCTTACCCTGCTTTATGAGCCCCTGATTCCTGAAAGGGCCGAAAATGCCTGGAAACAGCTCGGTATGGAAAGCGATGTACACACAGCACTCTACAGCCAGGGTACCGTGCCTGTTGAATCGGGCACACCCCTTAACAAACCCTCTATCCTCTTCAAGAAAATAGAGGATGAAACCATAGAAAAGATGGAAGCCATTGCATCACAGCGGGTCAAAGAAGCCAACGAAAAACAAAACCGCAAAAAAGGAGAACAAGTAATGACAGATAGCGAAGAAATCACCTTCGAAGATTTCGGAAAACTCGATATGCGTGTCGGCACCGTTGTCGAAGCTGAAAAGGTCGAAAAGGCCGACAAATTACTCCGGCTGGAAGTTGACATAGGGGAAGAAACGCCACGCCAGATAGTTGCCGGAATTGCCCTGACCCATAGTCCCGAAGAAGTAAAGGGCAGACAGGTAATCGTACTGGCCAATCTCAAACCTGCCAAACTCTGCGGTGTCAAATCTTTCGGCATGGTGCTTGCAGGGGTAGATGAAGACGGCGGTGCAATTCTGCTTGCACCGGAAAAAGAAGCAAAGAATGGAACCCAGATTGGCTGA